In a single window of the Oscillospiraceae bacterium genome:
- a CDS encoding WG repeat-containing protein — protein sequence MTCKRCKTKSSPENAFCEVCGVPLCKKSAGGHLLTAGIALCLLIVGIGGFLLFGNRAAPAEAEIARARFVVQPTYSGVADFVEGLAAVYVEDDSWHGELWGIIDRNGNEVIALQYRHIFGFQDGIALVAVDDERGVSLLWGMIDRQGNYIIPPMYHDLEGFNDGLARMAFWSEGGRQTEGFVDRYGNEHFVGQFDAVQSFSEGLAAVRIGNRWGFIDTDANQVIPPVYDMVFPFFHGTAAVLLGDGSTMGWGLIDRCGNMIVSPVYEGASRYFNGLIGLIYDGRLGFADATGHVIIESRFDAFVPSLDDKSIVVREHDGDVFGLIDDEGNIVIEPRFEAIQLISKELVSVQQDGLWGLYDRQGNQVLAPQFLSIYFMHEGLAFVTQFSGDNESAVGVIDSQGNIVIEPIHPWRGMSHFSESVAAVGDWEDNWHIIIVDGDTFPLNPRIHNVRWKSEGLMAASIIDGGEERWGFLRVTP from the coding sequence ATGACTTGCAAACGATGCAAAACCAAATCGTCGCCGGAAAATGCATTCTGTGAAGTGTGTGGCGTGCCGTTGTGTAAAAAGTCTGCTGGAGGACACTTGCTCACTGCGGGTATCGCATTGTGCTTGCTTATCGTCGGCATAGGCGGATTTTTACTGTTTGGCAACCGCGCTGCACCTGCTGAAGCTGAGATCGCACGCGCACGCTTTGTTGTGCAGCCAACCTACAGCGGTGTCGCCGATTTTGTTGAAGGGCTCGCCGCTGTGTATGTTGAAGACGATAGTTGGCACGGCGAGCTGTGGGGTATTATCGACAGGAACGGCAATGAAGTCATCGCACTGCAGTATAGGCATATATTTGGTTTTCAAGACGGCATTGCCTTGGTGGCAGTTGACGACGAGAGGGGTGTCAGTCTGTTGTGGGGCATGATTGACCGGCAAGGCAACTATATCATTCCACCGATGTATCACGATTTAGAGGGATTTAACGATGGTTTGGCCCGGATGGCGTTTTGGAGTGAGGGAGGACGACAGACCGAAGGTTTTGTCGATCGCTACGGCAATGAGCATTTTGTCGGACAATTTGACGCAGTGCAATCTTTTTCAGAAGGGCTTGCTGCCGTGCGCATAGGTAACCGCTGGGGGTTTATTGATACCGACGCCAATCAAGTCATTCCGCCGGTGTACGATATGGTGTTCCCTTTTTTTCATGGCACAGCTGCTGTGTTGCTGGGCGACGGAAGCACAATGGGCTGGGGTCTTATTGACCGCTGCGGCAATATGATTGTGTCGCCTGTTTACGAAGGTGCATCCCGTTATTTTAATGGCTTGATAGGGTTGATTTACGACGGGCGTTTGGGTTTTGCCGATGCAACCGGCCATGTCATTATCGAGTCACGGTTTGATGCGTTTGTGCCGTCGTTGGACGACAAGTCGATAGTTGTGAGGGAGCATGATGGCGATGTCTTTGGGCTGATTGATGATGAGGGAAATATCGTTATTGAGCCGCGATTTGAGGCGATACAATTGATTTCCAAGGAACTGGTTTCAGTGCAACAGGACGGCTTGTGGGGGTTATATGACAGGCAAGGCAACCAAGTTCTCGCGCCGCAGTTCTTGTCCATATATTTTATGCATGAGGGCTTGGCATTTGTAACACAGTTCAGCGGCGATAACGAAAGTGCTGTCGGTGTGATTGACAGCCAAGGCAATATCGTTATCGAACCCATACACCCATGGCGGGGTATGAGTCATTTTTCCGAAAGCGTCGCGGCAGTTGGCGACTGGGAAGACAACTGGCATATTATTATCGTTGACGGCGATACCTTCCCGCTTAATCCGCGCATTCACAATGTACGCTGGAAATCCGAGGGGCTGATGGCGGCGTCGATTATCGATGGTGGCGAAGAGCGCTGGGGATTTTTGCGTGTGACGCCATAA
- a CDS encoding ECF transporter S component, producing the protein MNTITKSITRPKLITAVACLILGLILPTIFHFYTDGLGQVILPMHFPILLVGMLCGWRLGLVVGAATPILSSLLTNMPPLWPTASSMAFELAAYAVIGALLIRRMNVYGALIGALVGGRIVAALARFALFSAAGQAFTLEGFWRGVIQPSLPGIALQLAFVPVVVILVRRSGLLGEDE; encoded by the coding sequence ATGAACACCATCACAAAAAGCATCACGAGACCAAAACTGATTACTGCGGTGGCATGCCTCATCCTCGGGTTGATATTGCCCACGATTTTCCACTTCTACACCGACGGTTTGGGACAGGTAATCTTGCCTATGCACTTCCCCATTTTGCTTGTTGGCATGCTGTGTGGCTGGCGGCTGGGACTGGTTGTCGGCGCGGCGACGCCTATCTTATCATCATTGTTGACCAATATGCCGCCGCTGTGGCCGACGGCTTCGAGCATGGCGTTTGAATTAGCGGCCTATGCTGTTATCGGCGCGCTGCTTATTCGGCGGATGAATGTCTACGGTGCGTTGATCGGCGCGTTAGTCGGTGGGCGCATTGTGGCGGCGTTGGCGCGATTTGCGCTGTTCAGTGCGGCGGGGCAAGCCTTTACGCTGGAAGGTTTCTGGCGTGGCGTCATCCAGCCGAGCTTGCCGGGCATCGCGCTGCAACTGGCGTTTGTGCCGGTGGTTGTCATTTTGGTGCGGCGTTCAGGGCTGTTGGGTGAGGACGAATGA
- the rmuC gene encoding DNA recombination protein RmuC translates to MIVEIALALSGLTLLLVILVLVKLGKRENGADFEKEFARLQSSLQAMFTASNDGQARLLSQSAQAQDVRLEALERTMSTRLLENANRTEMIRDAVEQKLSAIQQDNAKKLEQMRMTVDEKLQSTLEARIAQSFKRVSEQLEAVYKGLGEMQSLATGVGDLKKLLSGSKTRGILGEQQLAAILEQIMAPEQYAENVTTTGTAERVEFAVRLPGEGDAPVWLPIDAKFPIDPYNRLLEAYETGGDTSVPAAELRAMLKKSAKDIKDKYIAPPMTTDFAVLFLPSEGLYAEVLRLNIAAELQAAHKIIIAGPTTMAALLNSLQMGFRTLAIQKRSGEVWTKLGEVKSEFENFNIILTKAQDKLRQTGDELEKLIGVRSRAIERKLRGIEHLPEGDVPLELM, encoded by the coding sequence ATGATTGTCGAAATTGCGTTAGCGCTGTCCGGCTTGACGCTGCTGCTGGTGATATTGGTTTTGGTCAAGCTTGGCAAGCGCGAAAACGGCGCTGATTTTGAAAAAGAGTTTGCCCGCCTGCAATCGAGTTTGCAGGCCATGTTCACGGCATCCAACGACGGTCAGGCGCGCTTGCTGTCACAGTCGGCGCAGGCGCAAGATGTGCGCTTAGAGGCCTTAGAGCGCACCATGTCGACGCGGCTGCTCGAAAACGCCAACCGCACCGAGATGATTCGTGACGCTGTCGAGCAGAAATTGTCGGCTATTCAGCAAGATAATGCGAAAAAGTTGGAACAAATGCGCATGACGGTAGATGAAAAATTGCAGTCGACGTTGGAAGCGCGCATCGCGCAGTCGTTCAAACGCGTCAGCGAACAGCTTGAAGCCGTCTATAAAGGCTTAGGCGAAATGCAGTCGCTGGCAACTGGCGTCGGCGATTTGAAGAAGCTGTTAAGTGGCAGCAAGACACGCGGCATCTTGGGCGAACAACAATTGGCTGCCATTTTAGAGCAGATTATGGCGCCTGAGCAGTATGCCGAAAATGTTACAACGACAGGCACGGCCGAGCGTGTGGAGTTTGCCGTGCGGTTGCCGGGTGAAGGTGATGCTCCGGTTTGGCTGCCGATTGACGCGAAATTTCCCATTGACCCTTACAACCGCCTGCTCGAAGCCTACGAAACAGGTGGTGATACGAGTGTGCCAGCGGCGGAGCTGCGTGCCATGCTTAAAAAATCGGCTAAGGACATCAAAGACAAGTACATTGCACCGCCAATGACGACCGACTTTGCTGTGCTGTTCTTGCCGAGTGAGGGACTGTATGCTGAGGTTTTGCGCCTCAATATAGCGGCTGAACTGCAAGCGGCGCACAAAATTATCATCGCCGGCCCGACAACAATGGCAGCGTTGCTCAACAGTCTGCAAATGGGGTTCCGCACACTGGCCATTCAAAAGCGTTCAGGCGAAGTATGGACGAAATTGGGCGAAGTTAAAAGTGAGTTTGAGAACTTCAACATTATTTTAACTAAGGCACAGGACAAACTGCGCCAAACAGGCGATGAGCTGGAGAAACTCATCGGCGTGCGCAGCCGCGCCATTGAGCGCAAGCTGCGAGGCATTGAACATTTGCCGGAAGGAGATGTGCCATTGGAGTTGATGTAG
- a CDS encoding GNAT family N-acetyltransferase, with the protein MKITDRSDRDISKKELNNIYDDFKKIEIQDGVPPNNQRRYQFIAEENGVIIGFASGVTNHKWFYLSDMWVHEDYRRQGLGAKLLKLLEDRVKSIGMEHIWTWTTGFVNPKFYESQGYKVFTVFEDFCQVKGYHQIGYRKDFIE; encoded by the coding sequence ATGAAGATAACGGACAGATCAGATAGGGATATTTCAAAAAAAGAACTCAACAATATTTATGATGACTTCAAAAAAATTGAGATACAAGATGGCGTGCCGCCGAATAATCAAAGAAGATATCAGTTTATTGCAGAAGAAAATGGTGTTATCATCGGCTTTGCTTCTGGGGTTACGAACCATAAATGGTTTTATTTAAGCGATATGTGGGTACATGAGGATTATAGACGGCAGGGATTGGGCGCGAAGCTGTTGAAGCTGTTAGAAGACAGGGTCAAATCAATAGGTATGGAACACATATGGACATGGACAACAGGTTTTGTCAACCCTAAGTTTTACGAAAGCCAAGGCTATAAAGTTTTTACTGTTTTTGAAGATTTCTGTCAAGTAAAAGGCTATCATCAAATAGGTTATCGAAAAGATTTTATTGAATGA
- the rny gene encoding ribonuclease Y — protein MSILQVVLGALGLFACFVIGVITGIVYRKNVAEKEIASAEEESKRIVNDAIKDAESKKRETLLEAKEEILRDRNELDREIKERRKDIVAQERNLQSKESKLEKKQDTLEAKDEQYNEKLKAVEELRDETVKMKQAQIEVLERISGMTADEARAHLLQNLEAELERASAIKVKEFESRTREESDQKAREIIGSAIQRCAADHVTEATVSVVNLPSDEMKGRIIGREGRNIRTLETLTGVDMIIDDTPEAITLSSFDPVRREVARVALEKLILDGRIHPTRIEEMVEKAQRDVDNVIKREGERAIFETGVHGIRSELVKLLGRMHYRTSYGQNVLQHSIEVSQLAGHLATEIGADAVVARRAGLLHDIGKAVDREMEGTHTALGVELAKKHREGYEVIHAIESHHGDVETKTVIAALVQAADAISAARPGARRENLEHYIKRLEKLEEIATGFGGVERAFAVQAGREIRVVVKPEEINDDQMTLLAHEMTQKIEADMQYPGQIKVHVIRETRHTAIAK, from the coding sequence ATGAGTATTTTACAAGTCGTGCTGGGCGCGTTGGGATTGTTTGCCTGTTTTGTAATCGGCGTGATTACCGGGATTGTATATCGTAAAAACGTTGCCGAAAAAGAAATTGCCAGTGCCGAAGAAGAATCGAAACGCATAGTCAACGACGCTATCAAGGATGCCGAGTCAAAAAAACGCGAGACATTACTGGAAGCAAAAGAGGAAATTTTACGCGACAGAAACGAATTGGACCGCGAAATCAAAGAGCGTCGCAAGGATATTGTGGCACAAGAGCGTAATCTGCAAAGTAAAGAGAGCAAGCTGGAAAAAAAGCAAGACACACTGGAAGCCAAAGATGAGCAATACAATGAGAAATTGAAGGCTGTTGAGGAGCTGCGCGACGAGACAGTCAAAATGAAACAAGCGCAAATCGAAGTGCTGGAACGCATTTCCGGCATGACGGCTGATGAGGCGCGAGCGCACTTGCTGCAAAATTTGGAGGCGGAATTGGAGCGCGCGTCAGCCATCAAGGTCAAGGAATTCGAATCACGCACACGCGAGGAGAGCGACCAAAAAGCGCGTGAAATTATCGGTTCAGCCATCCAGCGTTGCGCGGCCGACCATGTGACCGAAGCAACGGTCAGCGTTGTTAATTTGCCGAGCGATGAGATGAAAGGGCGCATTATCGGGCGCGAGGGGCGCAACATTCGCACGTTGGAAACACTGACAGGCGTTGATATGATTATCGACGATACGCCGGAAGCCATTACATTGTCAAGCTTTGACCCGGTACGCCGTGAAGTTGCGCGTGTCGCTTTGGAGAAATTGATTCTTGACGGGCGCATCCACCCGACACGCATTGAGGAAATGGTCGAAAAGGCACAGCGCGACGTTGACAATGTCATCAAGCGCGAGGGCGAACGCGCCATCTTTGAGACCGGCGTACACGGCATTCGCTCGGAATTGGTCAAGCTGCTCGGGCGCATGCACTACCGTACTAGCTACGGACAAAATGTGTTACAGCACTCCATCGAAGTATCACAGTTGGCGGGGCACTTGGCAACCGAAATCGGCGCCGACGCCGTCGTCGCTCGCCGCGCCGGCTTATTGCATGATATTGGCAAAGCTGTTGACCGAGAAATGGAAGGCACACACACAGCACTGGGTGTTGAGTTGGCCAAGAAGCACCGCGAGGGCTACGAGGTCATTCATGCTATCGAGTCACACCACGGTGACGTGGAAACTAAGACCGTTATCGCAGCACTTGTGCAGGCGGCCGATGCCATCAGCGCAGCGCGTCCGGGCGCTCGGCGCGAGAACTTGGAGCACTACATCAAACGCTTGGAAAAACTGGAAGAAATCGCGACCGGATTTGGCGGCGTGGAGCGTGCCTTTGCCGTGCAAGCGGGGCGTGAGATTCGTGTGGTGGTCAAGCCCGAAGAAATCAATGATGATCAAATGACTCTGCTGGCCCATGAAATGACACAGAAAATTGAGGCCGATATGCAATATCCGGGCCAAATTAAAGTGCATGTTATCCGCGAGACGAGGCATACTGCGATTGCCAAATAG
- a CDS encoding YmdB family metallophosphoesterase, which translates to MKLLTIGDVCGEIGLIALSQALPKLIQTHKPDLIVVNGENADVIGLTPLQAERIFMMGAHVVTLGNHAFGRGQIASVLDKDERILRPLNLTKHAPGGGYIELPCRSVTVGVMCLIGRCYMEHNFDNPFLAAEAQLAQSNADIVVVEFHAEATSEKMAMAYHLDGLDSRVVALYGTHTHVQTSDERVFPNGMGAITDIGMTGAYDSILGVKPHQSLNRYLGKMPERYTSPQSGATVVEGAVFSVDTESKKCIGIERVRVFGEAI; encoded by the coding sequence ATGAAGCTTTTAACCATCGGCGACGTTTGTGGCGAAATCGGACTCATTGCGCTGAGTCAAGCGCTGCCGAAACTTATACAAACACATAAGCCCGATTTGATTGTCGTCAATGGCGAGAATGCTGATGTTATCGGACTTACACCATTGCAGGCCGAACGTATTTTTATGATGGGCGCGCACGTCGTTACGCTGGGCAACCATGCGTTTGGTCGCGGGCAGATTGCAAGTGTGCTGGACAAAGATGAACGCATTCTGCGCCCGCTAAACCTCACCAAACATGCGCCGGGCGGCGGATATATTGAACTTCCCTGCCGCAGCGTAACGGTTGGTGTGATGTGTCTGATTGGGCGCTGCTACATGGAACACAATTTTGACAACCCATTTTTGGCCGCCGAGGCGCAGTTGGCGCAGTCGAATGCCGATATAGTTGTCGTGGAATTTCATGCCGAAGCCACCAGCGAAAAAATGGCGATGGCATATCACCTGGATGGCTTGGACAGCCGCGTTGTTGCGCTGTATGGCACGCATACCCATGTGCAGACGTCTGACGAGCGCGTCTTCCCCAACGGGATGGGCGCTATTACCGACATCGGCATGACGGGAGCCTACGACTCAATTTTAGGCGTTAAGCCACACCAATCTCTCAATCGATATTTAGGAAAAATGCCGGAGCGGTATACGTCGCCGCAGAGCGGTGCGACGGTTGTCGAGGGTGCGGTGTTCAGCGTTGACACAGAGAGCAAAAAATGCATCGGCATTGAGCGGGTCAGGGTATTTGGGGAGGCCATATGA
- a CDS encoding alpha-glucosidase/alpha-galactosidase: MPKITFMGAGSTIFARNVLGDSMLAPSLQNADIALFDIDPVRLKDSETILSAINGTCNENRAKITSYTDRLAALDGADFVVNAIQVGGYEPSTVIDFDIPKKYGLRQTIADTLGIGGIFRTLRTLPVFQDFAEDMEKACPDAWFLNYTNPMAMLTGFMQRYTPIKTVGLCHSVQWCAEGLLQSLGMPNDNVQSKIAGINHQGWLLEMKRNGEDLYPEARKRAAEKNASGEKHHDMVRFEMMKWFGYYVTESSEHMSEYLPYFIKEKYPELIERFNIPLDEYPRRCVNQIAGWNELRDRLVNDKNLTHTRSGEYASYIMEAMVENKPYKIGGNVLNTGLITNLPSNACVEVPCLVDASGVNGCYVGDLPEQLAAINRTNINPQLMTIEAHVSKRKDAIYQAAMLDPHTSAELSIDDIVAMCDDLIEAHGLLGKGGYLPSYS, from the coding sequence ATGCCAAAAATCACGTTCATGGGTGCAGGCAGCACCATCTTCGCGCGCAACGTCTTGGGCGACTCCATGCTCGCACCGTCGTTGCAAAATGCCGACATCGCGTTGTTCGACATCGACCCGGTGCGGCTGAAAGACTCTGAGACAATCCTCAGTGCCATCAACGGTACGTGTAATGAAAACCGTGCCAAAATTACGTCATATACTGACCGCTTAGCAGCTCTTGACGGGGCAGATTTCGTCGTCAACGCTATTCAAGTTGGTGGCTATGAACCATCAACAGTCATTGACTTCGACATTCCCAAGAAGTACGGCTTACGTCAAACAATCGCTGACACACTGGGCATTGGCGGTATTTTCCGTACTCTGCGGACGCTGCCGGTGTTTCAAGACTTTGCCGAGGACATGGAAAAAGCCTGCCCTGACGCGTGGTTCTTGAATTACACCAACCCCATGGCTATGCTGACGGGGTTCATGCAGCGCTACACGCCGATTAAAACTGTCGGTCTCTGCCACAGTGTGCAATGGTGTGCCGAAGGATTGCTGCAATCGCTGGGTATGCCTAACGACAACGTACAGAGTAAGATTGCCGGCATCAATCACCAAGGCTGGCTATTGGAAATGAAGCGCAATGGCGAGGACCTTTACCCCGAAGCGCGTAAACGCGCCGCTGAGAAGAACGCAAGCGGCGAAAAGCATCACGACATGGTGCGCTTCGAAATGATGAAGTGGTTTGGCTATTACGTCACCGAGTCGAGTGAGCATATGTCAGAATATCTGCCGTATTTTATCAAAGAGAAGTATCCTGAACTTATCGAGCGGTTTAATATTCCCCTTGACGAGTATCCGCGTCGCTGTGTCAACCAAATTGCCGGTTGGAACGAATTGCGCGATCGCTTAGTCAACGACAAAAATCTGACACACACACGCTCAGGCGAATATGCCTCGTACATTATGGAGGCCATGGTCGAAAATAAACCGTATAAAATCGGCGGCAATGTGCTCAATACTGGTTTGATTACCAATCTGCCGTCTAATGCCTGTGTCGAAGTGCCGTGTTTGGTCGATGCATCGGGTGTTAATGGGTGCTATGTCGGCGATTTGCCGGAGCAACTGGCGGCCATCAACCGCACCAACATCAATCCGCAGCTCATGACAATCGAAGCGCACGTCAGCAAACGCAAAGATGCCATCTATCAAGCTGCGATGCTGGATCCGCACACTTCGGCTGAGCTGTCGATTGACGACATTGTGGCAATGTGTGATGATTTGATTGAAGCGCACGGCTTGCTCGGCAAGGGCGGATATTTGCCGTCGTATTCGTAA
- a CDS encoding RNHCP domain-containing protein encodes MKNFTKNDNNFICRHCNADVMPLGYTSRNHCPRCLHSLHVDINPGDRANTCGGLMRPVGLDPHGKKGAVLVHQCVKCGARQRNRTADDDDGALLIKISAIPL; translated from the coding sequence ATGAAAAATTTCACCAAAAATGATAACAATTTTATTTGCCGGCATTGTAATGCAGACGTTATGCCGTTGGGATATACCTCTCGCAATCACTGTCCGCGCTGTTTACATTCACTGCACGTCGACATCAACCCCGGCGACCGTGCCAATACCTGCGGTGGCCTAATGCGTCCCGTCGGACTTGACCCACATGGCAAAAAAGGTGCGGTGCTTGTGCATCAATGCGTAAAATGCGGTGCGCGTCAACGCAACCGCACGGCGGACGATGACGATGGGGCCTTGCTGATAAAAATTAGTGCAATCCCACTATAG
- a CDS encoding NUDIX hydrolase: MQLHEQAITQSTAYSGIIVNVRRDTVRLPNGNAAEREVVVHPGGVAILPLDEDGNVTLVKQFRYAGNQVLLEIPAGKLEIGETPEECGRKELREEVGFTAGRFELLSVMYPTMGYCTEKLHLYLARDLTFVSLQPEEDEFLEIVKMPLAKLIDMVVNGEIVDAKTALAAMVTEAWLKDGR, from the coding sequence ATGCAGTTGCACGAACAAGCTATCACGCAATCGACCGCGTATAGCGGCATTATCGTTAACGTCCGCCGCGACACCGTGCGGCTGCCCAATGGTAACGCTGCCGAACGCGAAGTTGTTGTCCATCCCGGCGGCGTGGCAATTTTGCCGTTGGATGAGGACGGTAACGTGACGCTTGTTAAGCAATTCCGCTATGCCGGAAACCAGGTGCTGCTCGAAATCCCGGCCGGCAAGCTGGAAATCGGCGAAACGCCGGAAGAGTGCGGGCGGAAAGAGCTGCGCGAAGAAGTGGGTTTTACAGCGGGCCGTTTTGAGTTGCTGTCCGTGATGTACCCGACGATGGGGTATTGTACAGAGAAATTGCATCTCTATTTGGCGCGGGATTTGACCTTTGTCAGCCTGCAACCCGAAGAGGACGAATTTTTAGAAATCGTCAAAATGCCGCTAGCAAAATTGATTGACATGGTCGTCAATGGCGAAATCGTTGATGCCAAAACGGCGTTAGCGGCAATGGTTACAGAGGCTTGGTTGAAAGATGGCAGATAA
- the mnmG gene encoding tRNA uridine-5-carboxymethylaminomethyl(34) synthesis enzyme MnmG, which yields MADNNSIFDIAVVGGGHAGIEAALAAARMGLRAVIFAMHLDAVGNLPCNPAIGGSAKSHLVREIDALGGEMAKIADQCVITARMLNVGKGPAVHALRAQVDRRQYMAIVKHTLESTPNVTLKQGEIVDIIVEHGQVAGVVTALGRTYTVQKVILCTGTYLKSRIITGENARESGPDGLHNANALADCLQRLGLPLQRFKTGTPPRVNANTVDFTAMERQPDEPNLPAFSYQNEATRSPKACCYVTHTNQQTHDILRQNLHRSPMYSGEIEGVGARYCPSVEDKIVRFADKERHPVFVEPMGLDTDELYLQGLSSSMPEDVQELVLQSILGLENAVMTRPAYAIEYECFDPTCLLPSLECRQVRGLYAAGQICGTSGYEEAAALGLAAGVNAALAVQGKAPVTLDRAGSYLGILIDDLVHKGTNEPYRMLTSRAEYRLLLRQDNADQRLTHIGHAVGLISGERLQAVQAKYAAAAAEQKRLETTHVAPSEALNALLAAIDAPPKTTGIRLADLLKRPGITYQMLAAVDTERPQDILPVIAEQVEIAVKYEGYLKRQQAQIEAFRQMEDVKLPEDLDYMALGGVRWEARQKLAAAKPLTLGQASRLSGVNPADITALMVYLAR from the coding sequence ATGGCAGATAACAATTCAATATTTGATATAGCCGTTGTCGGCGGCGGACATGCCGGCATTGAAGCGGCCCTCGCGGCGGCGCGCATGGGTTTGCGCGCTGTTATTTTTGCCATGCACTTAGATGCTGTCGGCAATTTGCCCTGTAATCCCGCTATCGGCGGCAGTGCCAAAAGCCATCTCGTTCGTGAAATCGACGCACTGGGTGGTGAGATGGCAAAGATTGCCGACCAATGCGTCATCACGGCGCGTATGCTCAACGTTGGCAAAGGTCCTGCCGTACACGCTTTGCGTGCGCAAGTTGATAGACGGCAATACATGGCAATCGTTAAGCACACCTTAGAATCGACGCCTAACGTAACGCTGAAACAAGGCGAAATCGTTGATATTATTGTTGAACATGGACAAGTCGCCGGTGTAGTCACGGCACTTGGGCGGACATACACTGTTCAAAAAGTCATTCTCTGCACGGGAACGTATCTCAAATCACGTATCATCACGGGCGAAAATGCCAGAGAGTCCGGCCCCGACGGCCTGCACAACGCCAACGCTTTAGCCGATTGCCTGCAGCGCTTAGGTTTGCCCCTGCAACGCTTCAAGACAGGTACGCCGCCGCGTGTCAACGCCAATACCGTTGATTTTACCGCAATGGAGCGGCAACCCGATGAGCCAAATTTGCCCGCCTTCTCCTATCAAAATGAAGCGACCCGTTCGCCAAAAGCCTGCTGCTATGTCACGCATACGAATCAACAAACACACGATATTCTGCGACAAAATTTGCATCGCTCACCCATGTATTCGGGTGAAATTGAAGGTGTGGGCGCACGGTATTGCCCGTCAGTGGAGGACAAGATTGTGCGGTTTGCCGACAAGGAGCGGCATCCCGTTTTCGTTGAGCCGATGGGACTGGATACCGATGAGCTATACTTGCAAGGCCTGTCGTCATCTATGCCGGAAGATGTACAAGAGCTTGTATTGCAATCGATTCTCGGCTTGGAAAACGCTGTCATGACGCGTCCGGCGTATGCTATCGAGTACGAGTGCTTCGATCCGACTTGCTTGCTGCCGTCACTGGAATGTCGCCAAGTGCGAGGGCTCTATGCCGCGGGGCAAATCTGCGGCACATCGGGCTACGAAGAAGCAGCGGCGTTAGGGCTGGCAGCAGGCGTCAACGCCGCGCTGGCCGTGCAGGGAAAAGCGCCTGTCACGCTCGATCGCGCCGGTTCATACCTTGGTATCTTGATTGACGACTTGGTGCACAAAGGCACAAACGAACCCTATCGCATGCTGACTTCACGTGCCGAATATCGCCTGCTGTTGCGACAAGACAACGCCGACCAGCGTTTGACGCACATCGGCCACGCTGTTGGCTTGATTTCAGGCGAACGGCTGCAAGCTGTGCAGGCAAAATATGCCGCTGCTGCTGCCGAACAAAAACGCCTCGAAACAACACATGTTGCACCGTCCGAAGCGTTGAATGCTTTACTTGCCGCTATTGACGCACCGCCTAAAACGACAGGCATACGGCTCGCCGACTTGCTCAAACGTCCCGGCATCACGTATCAGATGCTTGCGGCTGTGGACACCGAGCGCCCGCAAGATATATTGCCTGTGATCGCCGAACAAGTTGAAATCGCTGTCAAATACGAGGGATACCTCAAGCGACAGCAGGCGCAAATCGAGGCATTCCGCCAGATGGAGGATGTCAAATTGCCCGAAGATCTCGACTACATGGCGTTGGGCGGCGTGCGCTGGGAGGCGCGGCAGAAGTTAGCTGCTGCCAAGCCTCTAACATTGGGGCAAGCGTCACGCTTGTCAGGTGTCAACCCCGCTGATATTACGGCATTGATGGTATATTTGGCAAGGTAA
- a CDS encoding sigma-70 family RNA polymerase sigma factor, with product MLDLVTARFNEIYDATYTSVTRLIASKCRNIHDIGDLVQETYIELYQILRRHGVEYVRHDKGLAMKLARRKVAKHYAKSKKQPDVMPLDEQTEVDANLDALLTEDFAVNQAMAAQARDILRQQDDVTQKIFALFYDVELTIPQIAKTLSVSQSNVKNKLYRTLKTLRALLEG from the coding sequence ATGCTCGATTTGGTCACCGCACGTTTTAACGAAATTTATGACGCTACATATACATCGGTGACGAGATTAATTGCGTCCAAGTGCCGCAATATTCACGACATCGGCGATTTGGTGCAGGAGACGTACATAGAGCTGTATCAAATCTTGCGCCGACACGGCGTTGAATATGTGCGCCATGACAAGGGGCTGGCGATGAAACTCGCGCGGCGCAAAGTCGCCAAGCATTACGCCAAGTCTAAGAAGCAGCCTGACGTCATGCCGTTGGACGAGCAAACGGAGGTTGATGCCAACCTTGACGCGCTGTTGACCGAGGACTTTGCCGTCAATCAAGCCATGGCGGCACAGGCACGTGACATTTTGCGCCAGCAGGACGACGTAACGCAGAAAATTTTCGCACTCTTCTACGATGTTGAGCTGACCATTCCGCAAATCGCCAAAACGCTTAGCGTGAGCCAATCGAACGTCAAAAACAAGCTGTACCGTACGCTGAAAACCTTGCGTGCATTGTTGGAGGGCTGA